One part of the Marichromatium purpuratum 984 genome encodes these proteins:
- a CDS encoding glycosyltransferase: protein MATMAMPQGVSRLLDLVRRYGPRALHVLRTEGSRVLVRKLARRLRTTPLRIPDPPVLLAFDEPFEPIALSAPEHPRVSVVIPIHGQFGYTHHCLAALARCGDTARFEVVVVDDCSPDDSAARLAAYPGVRLIRNPENLGFVGTCNRGAEAARGELLVFLNNDTQVQPGWLDALLATFDDYPDAGMVGARLVYPDGRQQEAGGILFADGSAWNHGHLDDPHRPEYGYVRPVDYCSGAALAIPRALFERLDGFDRTFAPAYYEDTDLAMRVRAAGLRVYYQPAAWVVHFEGVSAGRDPEASTGLKRYQRIHAETFHARWGETLAGYGARGEALDRVKDRALARRALVVDNYMVTPDRESGSLRMVNLFAILRGLGYQVTFAAANLEAPEPYVGALQQRGVEVLYRPHVPSVARHLATQGARYDLVVLSRADAAAALMEAARRHCARARIVFDTVDLHFLRERRLAELRGDAATRRVAARRRDQELALMRRADQTWVVSEAERALLATEAPDVEVHLVSNIHRIFGSARPAAERRGLLFIGAFAHPPNTDAVLFLGRELMPLLRERLPGVVLRVVGAEPPPEVRALAAPDIEILGYVPDVAPLFASSRASVAPLRYGAGVKGKINQSLAHGLPVVATAVAAEGMHLVDGESVLLGEDARALADAIARVCVDDALWQRLSDGGLAVMERHFGFAAAERAVRVALDEEVGR from the coding sequence ATGGCGACCATGGCGATGCCGCAGGGGGTCTCCCGCTTACTCGATCTGGTCCGTCGCTACGGTCCGCGCGCGCTGCACGTGCTGCGTACCGAAGGCTCCCGGGTGCTCGTGCGCAAGCTCGCGCGACGGTTGCGTACCACGCCGCTGCGCATCCCCGATCCCCCCGTCCTGCTCGCCTTCGACGAACCCTTCGAGCCGATCGCGCTGTCCGCGCCCGAGCACCCACGGGTGTCGGTGGTGATCCCGATCCACGGTCAGTTCGGCTACACCCATCATTGTCTGGCCGCGCTCGCGCGCTGCGGCGACACGGCGCGCTTCGAGGTGGTGGTGGTCGACGATTGCTCGCCCGACGACAGCGCCGCGCGGCTCGCCGCCTATCCCGGGGTGCGGCTGATCCGCAACCCCGAGAACCTCGGTTTCGTCGGTACCTGCAACCGTGGCGCCGAGGCCGCGCGCGGCGAGCTGCTGGTGTTCCTCAACAACGACACCCAGGTGCAGCCGGGCTGGCTCGACGCCCTGCTGGCGACCTTCGACGACTATCCGGACGCGGGCATGGTCGGTGCCCGGCTGGTCTATCCCGACGGTCGTCAGCAGGAGGCCGGCGGCATCCTCTTCGCCGACGGCTCGGCGTGGAACCATGGTCATCTCGACGACCCGCACCGCCCCGAGTACGGCTATGTGCGCCCCGTCGACTACTGCTCGGGCGCGGCGCTGGCGATCCCGCGCGCGCTGTTCGAGCGTCTCGACGGCTTCGACCGGACCTTCGCTCCGGCCTATTACGAGGACACCGACCTGGCGATGCGGGTGCGTGCCGCCGGGCTCCGCGTCTACTACCAGCCGGCAGCCTGGGTGGTGCACTTCGAGGGGGTGAGCGCCGGGCGCGACCCCGAGGCGAGCACCGGGCTCAAGCGCTATCAGCGCATCCACGCCGAGACCTTCCACGCGCGCTGGGGCGAGACGCTCGCCGGGTACGGCGCGCGCGGCGAGGCGCTCGACCGGGTCAAGGACCGTGCCCTGGCGCGGCGTGCGCTGGTGGTCGACAACTATATGGTGACCCCGGACCGCGAGTCGGGCTCGCTGCGCATGGTCAACCTGTTCGCCATCCTGCGCGGGCTCGGCTATCAGGTGACCTTTGCCGCGGCCAACCTGGAGGCGCCCGAGCCCTATGTCGGCGCGCTCCAGCAGCGCGGGGTGGAGGTGCTCTATCGTCCGCATGTGCCCTCGGTCGCGCGTCATCTGGCCACCCAAGGCGCGCGCTACGACCTGGTGGTGCTCAGCCGCGCCGATGCCGCCGCGGCGCTGATGGAGGCCGCGCGGCGTCACTGCGCGCGGGCGCGGATCGTCTTCGACACCGTCGACCTGCACTTCCTGCGCGAGCGCCGGCTCGCCGAGTTGCGTGGCGACGCGGCCACCCGCCGGGTCGCCGCGCGGCGTCGCGATCAGGAGCTGGCGCTGATGCGCCGCGCCGATCAGACCTGGGTGGTAAGCGAGGCCGAGCGCGCGCTGCTCGCCACCGAGGCGCCCGACGTCGAGGTGCATCTGGTCTCCAACATCCATCGCATCTTCGGCTCGGCGCGTCCCGCCGCCGAGCGCCGGGGCCTGCTGTTCATCGGCGCCTTCGCCCATCCGCCGAACACCGACGCGGTGCTCTTCCTCGGGCGCGAGCTGATGCCGCTGCTGCGCGAGCGCCTGCCTGGGGTGGTGCTGCGGGTGGTCGGCGCCGAGCCGCCGCCGGAGGTGCGCGCCCTCGCCGCGCCGGACATCGAGATCCTCGGCTATGTCCCCGATGTCGCGCCGCTGTTCGCCAGCTCGCGGGCGTCGGTGGCGCCGCTGCGCTACGGCGCCGGGGTCAAGGGCAAGATCAATCAGAGCCTCGCCCACGGGCTGCCAGTGGTGGCCACCGCGGTGGCCGCCGAGGGCATGCATCTGGTCGACGGCGAGTCAGTGCTGCTCGGCGAGGATGCCCGCGCGCTGGCCGACGCCATCGCCCGGGTCTGTGTCGACGACGCGCTCTGGCAGCGCCTCTCCGACGGCGGGCTGGCGGTGATGGAGCGCCACTTCGGTTTCGCCGCCGCCGAGCGCGCGGTGCGGGTCGCGCTCGACGAGGAGGTGGGCCGATGA
- a CDS encoding coiled-coil domain-containing protein: protein MSVPKFTRRSARAIALLALLAQVPAVSAFNFGDMMNPSRWMGGDRYDDDYYDGPYGPYAPPYGPYGGPGYGGAPYGGYGMPYAPAPAYPGMPGTTPASPVAPTVTGAPDATAEELEALKRRVEELEARQRAAQPPQGPPPGDWPTPPGFRPMNQY from the coding sequence GTGTCAGTCCCAAAGTTCACCAGACGTTCCGCGCGCGCGATCGCGCTGCTCGCCCTGCTGGCGCAGGTGCCGGCGGTGTCGGCGTTCAACTTCGGCGACATGATGAACCCCAGCCGCTGGATGGGCGGTGATCGCTACGACGACGACTATTACGACGGTCCCTACGGCCCCTATGCGCCGCCCTATGGCCCCTATGGTGGTCCGGGGTATGGTGGTGCGCCCTATGGTGGTTACGGTATGCCCTATGCGCCGGCTCCGGCCTATCCCGGCATGCCGGGGACCACGCCGGCGTCACCGGTCGCGCCCACGGTGACTGGTGCGCCCGACGCGACCGCCGAGGAACTCGAGGCGCTCAAGCGTCGGGTCGAGGAACTCGAGGCGCGTCAGCGCGCCGCCCAGCCGCCGCAGGGACCGCCCCCGGGTGACTGGCCGACACCGCCCGGATTCCGTCCGATGAACCAGTACTGA
- a CDS encoding glycosyltransferase family 2 protein, with amino-acid sequence MSVTPLVSVIVVNYNAGALLAECVTAVLGSTVAVEVIVSDNGSVDDSLTRLRARVGADARLRIVENGANLGFAKGNNRALPLAGAPWLLFLNPDCIVAPDTLGRMVEALEAHPEAGIAGCMVRDPDGAEQVACRRAIPDPWIALRRLLGLERLGGAGLDQRHLPPPRESVTVEATSGSFMFVRRAALEQVGPLDEGYFLHCEDLDWFVRFAEAGWRVLLVPGVEVVHHKGACSGGDPLAVERHKHRGMERFYRKFQYRRYPRPFSWLVILGIRLHLGLLVARQWLGRGRTV; translated from the coding sequence ATGAGCGTCACGCCGCTGGTCAGTGTCATCGTTGTCAACTACAACGCCGGGGCGTTGCTCGCCGAGTGTGTGACGGCGGTGCTCGGCTCGACGGTCGCCGTTGAGGTGATCGTCAGCGACAATGGCTCGGTCGACGACAGCCTCACCCGGTTGCGCGCGCGGGTCGGTGCCGATGCGCGGCTGCGGATCGTCGAGAACGGTGCCAACCTCGGCTTCGCCAAGGGCAACAACCGTGCCCTGCCGCTGGCCGGTGCGCCCTGGCTGCTGTTCCTCAACCCCGACTGCATCGTCGCCCCCGATACCCTCGGTCGTATGGTCGAGGCGCTCGAGGCCCATCCCGAGGCGGGGATCGCCGGGTGCATGGTGCGTGATCCGGACGGTGCCGAGCAGGTCGCCTGTCGGCGCGCCATCCCCGATCCCTGGATCGCGCTGCGCCGACTGCTCGGACTGGAGCGGCTCGGTGGCGCCGGGCTCGACCAGCGTCATCTGCCGCCGCCGCGTGAGTCGGTGACGGTCGAGGCGACCTCGGGCTCGTTCATGTTCGTGCGCCGCGCCGCGCTCGAGCAGGTCGGGCCGCTCGACGAGGGCTATTTCCTGCACTGCGAGGACCTCGACTGGTTCGTGCGCTTTGCTGAGGCCGGCTGGCGGGTGCTGCTGGTGCCCGGGGTCGAGGTGGTGCATCACAAGGGCGCCTGCAGCGGTGGTGATCCGCTGGCCGTCGAGCGCCACAAGCATCGCGGCATGGAGCGCTTCTATCGCAAGTTCCAGTACCGGCGCTATCCGCGTCCGTTCAGCTGGCTGGTGATCCTCGGTATCCGTCTGCACCTGGGGCTGCTGGTCGCGCGTCAGTGGCTGGGCCGGGGGCGGACGGTATGA
- a CDS encoding DUF1631 domain-containing protein, which produces MADRSSSNVVPLAGRDLPPEATASADPASLLAACRDRIAHGLATVFAQHLDSANDDFLGMADRATSLEQQQLYFAAMDFLSGHGQLLLQQFRSAYVAQFESAVAALRGTTVEGGRASQEPRELSLIETDDFERDLAIAKLSARAACNCAQQLTALDRRFAALLHLSRITQDDNPLHPRALFTTMLDALGALDVGEQLSLILLQEFERQTSAELPGIYADLNRFLAESDILPNIPLAGPQRALRSQPLDAGDPHPALDEQPQTPAAAQRQGEHGNSDVFEQLAQALQAAASQRPVNTGQLPSGMAPTPRAAQSQPRQQTLGIAELIQALTGLQRGAGDVRQLPGLGPAPIDPAQNDALQRIRATPMADWSHPVDALTIDIVSMLFDAMFKDPELSAGIRAELAKLQIPVLKVALIDKHFFSERRHPARRLLDLIASSGLGRGEEDEPRLIERIRAIVDGVVDGFDDDVEVFARQLQAFEQFLNEEETRARGKASKVLGELARRDRREVAERRVEAVITEHAHPEAPALISDFVSEHWRQVLVDVFIDTGEDGEDWREAVQLMDDLLWSVEPKLTQEDRDRLLTLLPDLITRLRKGLERIDQETSWDSFFGQLIRLHMAALHREDTNNASTTRDTAEDTISASASASASASASASASASDDVDDAEADHHLRLARALEVGAWVEFKSVRGTRKTLRLSWVSEYRGVYLFTNRQGDNALTLATTSLANHLRQGSARLLSQDPLTERAVSQVLERRTDPDT; this is translated from the coding sequence ATGGCCGACAGATCCTCATCGAACGTCGTCCCGCTCGCCGGTCGCGACCTCCCGCCAGAGGCCACGGCATCGGCCGATCCAGCCAGCCTGCTCGCGGCCTGTCGCGACCGTATCGCGCACGGCCTCGCCACCGTCTTCGCCCAGCATCTCGACAGCGCCAACGACGACTTCCTCGGCATGGCCGATCGTGCCACCAGCCTCGAGCAGCAGCAACTCTATTTCGCCGCCATGGACTTCCTCTCCGGCCATGGCCAGCTGCTGCTGCAACAGTTCCGCAGCGCCTATGTCGCACAGTTCGAGTCGGCGGTCGCGGCCCTGCGCGGCACCACCGTGGAAGGCGGGCGCGCGAGCCAGGAGCCGCGCGAGCTGAGCCTGATCGAGACCGATGACTTCGAACGCGACCTGGCGATCGCCAAACTCTCGGCACGCGCCGCCTGCAACTGCGCGCAGCAGCTCACCGCACTCGACCGACGCTTCGCCGCACTGCTGCACCTGTCACGCATCACTCAGGACGACAACCCGCTGCACCCGCGCGCGCTCTTCACCACGATGCTCGACGCGCTCGGCGCACTCGACGTCGGCGAACAGCTCAGTCTGATCCTGCTGCAGGAGTTCGAGCGCCAGACCTCGGCCGAACTACCCGGCATCTACGCCGATCTCAACCGCTTTCTCGCCGAATCCGACATCCTCCCCAACATCCCACTCGCCGGTCCCCAGCGCGCGCTCCGCAGCCAGCCACTCGACGCCGGCGACCCTCATCCAGCGCTCGACGAACAGCCGCAGACACCGGCAGCTGCGCAGCGCCAGGGCGAGCACGGCAACAGCGACGTCTTCGAACAACTCGCCCAGGCGCTGCAGGCAGCCGCCAGTCAGCGACCCGTGAACACCGGCCAACTGCCCTCGGGCATGGCGCCGACACCTCGGGCGGCACAGTCACAGCCTCGCCAGCAGACACTCGGCATCGCCGAACTGATCCAGGCGCTCACCGGACTGCAACGCGGCGCTGGCGACGTTCGCCAGCTGCCGGGGCTCGGTCCAGCGCCCATCGACCCGGCGCAAAACGATGCACTGCAGCGAATCCGCGCCACCCCCATGGCCGACTGGTCACACCCGGTCGATGCGCTCACCATCGACATCGTCTCGATGCTGTTCGACGCCATGTTCAAGGACCCCGAACTCTCGGCGGGGATCCGTGCCGAGCTGGCCAAGCTGCAGATCCCGGTGCTCAAGGTCGCGCTGATCGACAAGCACTTCTTCTCCGAGCGCCGCCACCCCGCACGCCGACTGCTCGATCTCATCGCCAGCTCCGGCCTCGGCCGCGGCGAGGAGGACGAACCGCGTCTGATCGAGCGGATCCGTGCCATCGTCGATGGCGTGGTCGACGGCTTCGATGACGATGTCGAGGTCTTCGCCCGCCAGCTCCAGGCGTTCGAGCAATTCCTCAACGAGGAAGAGACGCGGGCCCGTGGCAAGGCGAGCAAGGTACTCGGCGAGCTTGCCCGACGCGATCGTCGCGAGGTCGCCGAGCGACGTGTCGAGGCCGTCATCACCGAGCACGCCCACCCGGAGGCCCCGGCACTGATCAGCGACTTCGTCAGCGAGCATTGGCGACAGGTGTTGGTCGACGTGTTCATCGACACCGGCGAGGACGGCGAGGACTGGCGGGAAGCGGTGCAGCTGATGGACGACCTGCTGTGGTCGGTCGAGCCCAAGCTCACCCAGGAGGATCGCGATCGCCTGCTCACCCTGCTGCCCGATCTCATCACCCGGCTGCGCAAGGGACTCGAGCGTATCGACCAGGAGACCTCCTGGGACAGCTTCTTCGGTCAGCTGATCCGGCTACACATGGCGGCCCTGCATCGCGAGGACACGAACAACGCGTCGACAACGCGGGACACCGCCGAGGACACGATCTCGGCATCGGCATCGGCATCGGCATCGGCATCGGCATCGGCATCGGCATCGGCATCCGATGATGTCGACGACGCGGAGGCCGATCACCACCTGCGTCTCGCGCGCGCCCTCGAGGTCGGCGCCTGGGTCGAGTTCAAGAGCGTACGCGGAACCCGCAAGACGCTGCGACTGAGCTGGGTCAGTGAGTATCGTGGCGTCTATCTGTTCACCAACCGTCAGGGCGACAACGCCCTCACGCTCGCCACCACCAGCCTCGCCAATCATCTGCGCCAGGGCAGCGCCCGACTGCTCAGCCAGGACCCACTCACCGAGCGCGCGGTCAGTCAGGTCCTGGAGCGCCGCACCGACCCCGACACCTGA
- a CDS encoding hydrogenase maturation nickel metallochaperone HypA/HybF encodes MHELSICQALLDQVERIADEHGATRVERILLRIGPLSGVEPDLLERAYPLAAAGTRAECATLAIESAPVQVRCLDCGAESTVESNRLLCGTCAGYRTRLISGDEMLLANLELSIPDDPAS; translated from the coding sequence ATGCATGAACTCTCCATCTGTCAGGCGCTGCTCGATCAGGTCGAGCGGATCGCCGACGAGCACGGCGCCACCCGGGTCGAGCGCATCCTGTTGCGTATCGGGCCGCTCTCCGGGGTCGAACCCGACCTGCTCGAGCGCGCCTATCCGCTGGCCGCCGCCGGGACCCGCGCCGAGTGCGCGACCCTGGCGATCGAGTCCGCGCCGGTGCAGGTGCGCTGTCTCGACTGCGGCGCCGAGAGCACGGTCGAGTCCAACCGGCTGCTGTGCGGGACGTGTGCCGGGTATCGCACCCGCCTGATCAGCGGCGACGAGATGTTGCTGGCCAATCTGGAGCTGTCGATCCCCGACGACCCGGCGTCATGA
- a CDS encoding choice-of-anchor L domain-containing protein, with product MNTCLKRAMLLGVLLCPVTALAGLVVTSTDDEMAIAERLLDKGSGLKISSVSLLGAKYQQGFFDGGLSAGIGLDSGVLLTTGRATNAVGPNQSDSKTKVVGSGGDSDLDGLISSVSTYDANVLQLDFSTTTGGLFFNYVFASEEYNEYAGSSFNDVFGFFIDGVNIALLPGSSDPVAVNTVNLGSPYFNDNDLDSFAKPPFDIEYDGFTDVFTAGITGLEVGTLYTLKLAVADAGDRYFDSAVFLQSGSFSSVALASAAPVPSPAPLALLAIGLCGFMLVPRRAVVTPQESSSC from the coding sequence ATGAATACCTGTCTCAAGCGCGCCATGCTTCTTGGTGTTCTGCTGTGTCCCGTCACTGCCCTTGCCGGGTTGGTGGTGACGTCAACCGATGACGAAATGGCCATCGCCGAGCGTCTGTTGGACAAGGGCTCGGGGCTGAAGATTTCCAGCGTATCGCTACTCGGCGCCAAGTATCAGCAGGGCTTTTTCGATGGTGGTCTGTCGGCTGGGATCGGTCTCGACAGCGGGGTGCTGCTGACCACGGGGCGCGCGACCAATGCCGTCGGTCCGAACCAGTCGGACAGCAAAACGAAGGTGGTTGGGAGTGGCGGTGACTCGGACCTGGACGGCCTGATCTCCTCGGTCTCGACCTATGACGCGAACGTGCTGCAGCTCGATTTCAGCACCACCACCGGTGGCTTGTTCTTCAATTACGTGTTCGCCTCGGAGGAGTACAACGAGTATGCGGGGTCGAGCTTCAACGATGTCTTCGGTTTCTTCATCGATGGGGTGAATATCGCGCTGTTGCCGGGATCGAGCGATCCGGTCGCGGTCAACACCGTCAATCTCGGTTCGCCCTATTTCAACGACAACGATCTGGACAGCTTTGCCAAGCCGCCCTTCGACATCGAGTACGACGGTTTTACCGATGTCTTTACCGCCGGCATCACCGGACTTGAAGTCGGTACCCTCTACACCCTCAAGCTGGCGGTTGCCGATGCCGGGGACCGTTACTTCGACTCGGCCGTGTTCCTGCAGTCGGGTAGCTTCTCATCCGTCGCCCTCGCCTCGGCCGCACCGGTGCCATCCCCCGCGCCCCTGGCACTGCTTGCCATCGGGCTGTGTGGCTTCATGTTGGTGCCGCGTCGTGCGGTCGTCACGCCACAGGAGTCCAGCAGCTGCTGA
- the hypB gene encoding hydrogenase nickel incorporation protein HypB, with the protein MCDTCGCNITPGNEHLVRDGGRHARTEDGRAAVSVLRNLLTENDRQARHNREHFDRHGVLAINLMSSPGAGKTRLLEATIEVLGPSCRIAVIEGDLETENDAERIRAKGVQAVQIATGSACHLDAHMVHQALHQIDLDGIDLLFIENVGNLVCPASFDLGQHRNVTLLSVPEGDDKPAKYPVIFRAADLVLCTKGDLLPVLEDFDPERAERHLRALASVAPFDVVSTRGPGEIEPWLIWLRDELQAQDTRRALGRTIHPLIQPDGALLHGDAQEGEHHGHGHFHQAAQSHG; encoded by the coding sequence ATGTGCGATACCTGTGGCTGCAACATCACCCCCGGCAACGAGCACCTGGTGCGCGATGGCGGACGTCACGCCCGGACCGAGGACGGTCGCGCGGCGGTCAGCGTGCTGCGCAACCTGCTCACGGAGAACGACCGTCAGGCCCGTCACAATCGTGAACACTTCGATCGTCACGGCGTGCTGGCGATCAACCTGATGTCCTCGCCGGGCGCAGGCAAGACCCGTCTGCTCGAGGCGACCATCGAGGTGCTCGGGCCGAGTTGCCGGATCGCGGTGATCGAGGGCGATCTCGAGACCGAGAACGATGCCGAGCGCATCCGCGCCAAGGGCGTGCAGGCGGTACAGATCGCCACCGGCAGCGCCTGTCATCTCGATGCCCACATGGTCCATCAGGCGCTGCACCAGATCGATCTCGACGGCATCGACCTGCTGTTCATCGAGAACGTCGGCAACCTGGTCTGCCCGGCGAGCTTCGACCTCGGCCAGCACCGCAACGTCACCCTGCTGTCGGTGCCCGAGGGCGACGACAAGCCGGCCAAGTACCCGGTGATCTTCCGCGCCGCCGACCTGGTGCTCTGCACCAAGGGCGATCTGCTGCCGGTGCTCGAGGACTTCGACCCCGAGCGCGCCGAGCGCCATCTGCGCGCGCTGGCGAGCGTGGCGCCTTTCGATGTGGTCTCGACCCGTGGCCCCGGTGAAATCGAACCCTGGCTGATCTGGCTGCGCGACGAGCTGCAGGCACAGGACACCAGGCGCGCGCTCGGCCGGACCATCCATCCGCTGATCCAGCCCGACGGCGCCTTGCTGCACGGCGACGCCCAGGAGGGTGAGCATCACGGTCACGGTCATTTCCATCAAGCCGCGCAGAGTCACGGCTGA
- a CDS encoding NAD-dependent epimerase/dehydratase family protein, with the protein MSLRTDELGPVLVTGATGRVGRVLVEALLAHGQRVAVVSRAPAVVERLWPGRGVETRRADLARPETLAGVCAGVETLIHLASYAPAADEPDIYEAPGHWTVIAEGTRALMAEARSAGSLRRMLYLSTVKAMGDATGALGHPVGSDEVEPAPETAYGRAKLVAEGELLASAAALDIPGCVLRLPMVYGLAGEGNLARMIAAVAAHRFPPWPRIDNHRSAVHVEDAVAAVLLAVAHPASAGRTYCVTDGGAYSTRWIYERICRALGRPVPRWTVPLWALRTVAGVGTLGERLLGRRMPLTLEGLDKLVGDAWFSSAMLERELGFRARHRLGDEIDCLVRR; encoded by the coding sequence ATGAGCCTGCGCACGGATGAACTCGGGCCGGTGCTGGTCACCGGCGCCACCGGTCGGGTCGGGCGGGTGCTGGTCGAGGCGCTGCTCGCGCACGGTCAGCGGGTGGCGGTGGTCAGCCGCGCACCGGCGGTGGTCGAGCGGCTGTGGCCGGGGCGGGGGGTGGAGACACGTCGCGCCGATCTCGCCCGTCCCGAGACACTTGCCGGGGTCTGTGCCGGGGTCGAGACCCTGATCCATCTCGCCAGCTATGCCCCGGCGGCCGACGAGCCCGACATCTACGAGGCCCCGGGACACTGGACGGTGATCGCCGAGGGCACGCGCGCACTGATGGCCGAGGCGCGCAGCGCCGGGTCGCTGCGGCGGATGCTCTATCTCAGCACGGTCAAGGCGATGGGGGATGCGACCGGGGCGCTCGGCCATCCGGTCGGCTCCGACGAGGTCGAGCCCGCGCCCGAGACCGCCTACGGGCGCGCCAAGCTGGTCGCCGAGGGCGAGTTGCTGGCGAGCGCCGCCGCGCTCGACATCCCCGGCTGCGTGCTGCGCCTGCCGATGGTCTACGGGTTGGCGGGGGAGGGCAACCTGGCGCGGATGATCGCCGCCGTCGCCGCCCATCGCTTCCCGCCCTGGCCACGGATCGACAATCACCGCTCGGCGGTGCACGTCGAGGACGCGGTGGCCGCGGTGCTGCTCGCCGTCGCCCACCCGGCGAGCGCCGGGCGCACCTATTGCGTGACCGATGGTGGCGCCTATTCCACGCGCTGGATCTACGAGCGCATCTGTCGCGCGCTCGGTCGCCCGGTGCCGCGCTGGACGGTGCCGCTGTGGGCGCTGCGCACCGTCGCCGGGGTCGGCACGCTCGGCGAGCGCCTGCTCGGTCGGCGCATGCCCCTGACCCTGGAGGGGCTCGACAAGCTTGTCGGCGATGCCTGGTTCTCCTCGGCCATGCTCGAGCGCGAGCTGGGGTTCCGTGCCCGGCACCGGCTCGGTGACGAGATCGATTGCTTGGTGCGGAGATAG